A stretch of DNA from Microlunatus capsulatus:
CTGGGTCTACGAGAACCGGGCGATCTACCTCACCGAGCTCAACCGGCTCGGCGCCCAGGTGCAGCTGCTCGACCCGCACCGGGTGATCGTCGAGGGCCCGACGCGCTGGCGCGGCACCCAGGTGGTCTGCCCGCCGGCCCTGCGCCCCGCCGTCTGCATCCTGCTCGGCATGCTCGCCGCCCGCGGCGAGTCGGTGCTGCGCGACGTCTACGTCATCAACCGCGGCTACGAGGACCTCGCCAACCGGCTCAACGCCCTGGGCGCGAACATCGAGGTCTTCCGGGATTGATGGCTGCGTTGTCTGCCCTCGCTCCGCTCGGGCGCGGAGCGCGCTCCGGCCCGCCGTCTTCCTCCTGCGCTCGCCGACGAAGAACGTGTCGGCGAGCTCCGGTCGTCCAGACGGCGGCGCGCGCTCCGGCGTCCGCCGGGTCTCCGCTCCCTGAGCTCGTCGAAGGGCTCCTGGCGCTCAGGAACTGCTGAGGGGTTGCGGCCGCGAGCCTCCTCGCCCGCCACCTCTCAGCGGTTTCCGCACTGAGGGCTGGATCGGGACAGGTGCGCGGGCTCTGCTGCTGCCTCCGGTCAGCACTCGGTGACCGGGTCCGTCAGACCGGGACGGCCTGAAAGGTCCGGGTGGGGGCGGCGATCTCGTCCTGGGCGGCGACGAGCTGCAGCTCGGCCTGGCCCGAGCGGACGGTGACGTCGAGGACCCCGTGGACGACGGCGGCGGTGTGCGCCACCGAGGCGGCGACGTCGCGGGTGCGCAGGTAGGTGGCCAGGAAGGTCGCGGCCGTCAGGTCGCCGGCGCCGGTGAAGGTGCGCGGCAGCAGGGGCGTCGTCACCCGCCAGGCGCCCTCGCCCGAGACGGCGACCATGTCGATCGTGCCCGGCTCGGCGTCGGTGTGCACGACGCTCGTGACCAGGACGATCTCGGGGCCCAGCGCCCGGGCCGCCTGCGCGGCGGCGAGCACCTCGGGCAGGGTCGTGGTGCCCAGCCCCGTCAGCAGCTCCAGCTCGAACTGGTTCGGGGTGATGACCTGCGCGGCGGGCACGACCCGGTCGCGCATCAGCTCGGGGATGCCCGGTCGGACGTAGACCCCGCGGCCGACGTCGCCGAGCACCGGGTCGCAGCAGTACAGCGCGGACGGGTTGCGGGAGCGGACCAGCGCGACGGCGTCGAGGATGACGGCGCCGACGTCGGCCCCGCCCTGGTAGCCGGACAGCACGGCGTCGCAGCGGTCCAGCACGCCGCGCTCGTCGATCCCCCGGATGACGTCGGCGACGTCCTCGGCGCGCAGCAGGGGTCCCCGCCAGCCGGGGTAGCCCGTGTGGTTGGAGAAGTGGACGGTGAGCACGGGCCAGACCTCGACGCCCATCCGCATCAGCGGGAACGTCGCCGCGCTGTTGCCGACGTGGCCGTAGGCCACCGAGGACTGGATGGACAGGATCGTCGTCACGCGGTCATCATCGCGCACCGGGACGGGCCGCCGCTCAGCCCGCGGGCGGGTCCGCGCGGTGCGTGAGCCGGCTCAGCATGCTGCGGGCGGCGTGGGCGACCAGGTCGCGGTCGTAGGTGAGGATGTAGTCGAACTCGCGGTCGCGCTGCCGGCGCACCGGCGCCCGCAGGTCCGTGGCCGCCAGCATCACCGACATGGTCGGGGCCAGCACCAGCACGTTCCACTCGTGCACCAGCGGGTCCGAGGCGTCCAGGGCGGTGACCGAGACGCCGGGGGTGTCGGTGGCGTGCAGGTCGTGCGCGGCCGCCATCACCAGCGTGCTGCGGGTGGCGAGGTCGCGGTAGCGCTCCCGGGTGTCCGGGGTGAACTGCTCCGCGGTCTGGAACGCGGCCAGGATGAGGCTCGAGCGGCCCGCAGGACCGGCGATCGCCTCCAGCCGGTGGCTCAGCGCCACCAGCACCGGCTTGGTCGCCCGCCGCGGGGTGTGCCGGCGGGCCGCGAGCTCGTAGGGGCTGTGGTGCGGGACGGGCAGCGGCGGGGTGAACAGCCGCAGCACCTCCTCGGCCGGTCGCAGCGGCGAGCGCCGGGTGCGGCCGTGGTAGCGCGGACCGCAGGCCAGGGTCGCCCCGGCGGCGACGGCCGCGGCCTCCGACGCCGCGTCCGAGACGTCCTCGGCCGCCACCACCGCGCCGGAGGAGTGGCTGAACGCGGTCGTGGCCTGGATGGTCTCGACGCTCAGCTGGCTGGTGGGCTCGTCGAGGACCCGGCGGCTGAGCACGACGAGGGCGGGCTCCACCACGGCGACGGCGGCGAGGCTCGCGGCGCTGCTGCCGACGTCGCGCAGGCCGATCTCCCAGCCCTGGGCGCGCGCGGCGGACACCAGCCGCAGCATCTCGGCGGGCCGCTCGACGGCGTCCCCGCTGTCGACCACGAGCACGACGAGCGTGGGGTCGGCGTTCGGGGACAGCTGGCTGAACGAGGCCAGGTGGGCGTCGAGGACCAGCGGGGCGTCCGGCAGCAGCGGCGCCAGCCGGGCCTCGGCCAGCGCACGGGCACGGGTGGCCTCGTCGAGGAAGGCGGCCTGGTCGGAGGCGGCGACGAGGGACCGCAGCCGGGCGGGGGCCGCCGCGTCGTCGTCGGCCGGGCCGTGGGCCACCAGGCGGACGGCGAGCGGGCGGCCGCTGCCGATCTCGACGAGCGGGGTCTGGGTCACCTGGAGCCGGCCGTGCCGGAAGAGGCGCTCCAGCACGTCGTCGGGGACGGGCTCCTCGGGCGCGGTGGCGCGCTCGGGTCGCAGGTCCTCGTCCGGGCTCACGGCGGCGTGGTCGTCCAGCACGACGCCAGGCTATGCACCGGCCCAACCCGGGTGCCGCCGGGTCGCGGTCGGAGCGGCTGTGCTGTCGCTGAGAATCCGGGATCGGGCGGACCCGGTTTGCCCGCGGACCTTAGGGTGGCGGCATGTCGCCCGACGTCGAGCAGCCTGTGCCGCGCGACGTCCACCCCGTGCCCGACCTCGACCCGCCGCGGTCGCGGACGGCCCCGCACGCCGCCACCCTGGACGACGCGGCGGAGCCCCTGCCGGCGCCCGACGACGACCACGCCGGACCGGTGCCGCACGGCAGCCACCACATCCTGCGCGACTCGCCGGAGGACCGGTGGCGCTGGCGGGCCCGCATCCGGCAGAGCCCCCACCAGCTGCGGGTCTACCGCTTCGGCGTCGGGATCGTGGGCACCCTGCTCGTCGTCCTCGGCTTCGTCACCGGGCCGCTGCCGGGTCCCGGGGGCATCCCGCTGGTCCTGCTGGGCCTGGCCGTGATGGCCAGCGAGTTCGTCTGGGCCGAGCGGCTGATGGCGGTGTTCAAGGCGCAGCTCCACCGGTTCCGCTCGTGGTCCCGCGCGCGCCAGACGGCGGCCTTCCTCGTCTTCATCGCCGGCTGCGGCCTGGTCGGCTACGCCTACCTGCTGACGCTGGGGCCGCCCACCTGGCTGCCGTCGCAGGTCGACGGGCTGCTGGCCCGCCTGCCCGGCCTCTGAGCGGTCCGTCCCCGCTCCGCCCGCGGACGCCCGCAGAGCTGGTGTCGAGCGGCCCCGCGCGCGCTCCGCGTGCTTCGATGAGCGCATGAGGGCCGACGAGTACCCGTTCTTCGACGCCCCGTTCCTGGCGTTCGCCCACCGCGGCGGAGCCCGCTACGCCCCGAACCTGCACCGGGAGAACACCCGGCACGCCTTCGAGCAGGCGGCGGCGCTCGGCTACCGGTACTTCGAGACCGACGTCCACGCCACCGCCGACGGCGTCCTGCTGGCCTTCCACGACGACCGGCTCGACCGGGTGACCGACCGGACCGGCCTGGTGGCGGCGCTGCCCTGGTCCGAGGTCGCCGAGGCCCGCATCCACGGCCGCGACCCCATCCCCCGGCTGGCCGAGCTGCTGACGGCCTTCCCCGACGCCCGCTTCAACGTCGACGCCAAGTCCCCCGGCGCGGTGGACCTGCTGGCCGACGCCGTCGAGGAGCACGAGGCCTGGGACCGGGTCTGCGTCAGCTCCTTCGGCGTCCGCCGCCTGCACCGGCTGCGGCGCCGGCTGGGCCGCCGGGTCGCCTCCTCCGCGAGCGCCGCGGGCGTGGCGGCCAACCGCTTCCTGCCCTGGCTGACGCGGGTGCTCAACACCTCCGCGCCCGCCCTGCAGATCCCCGTCCGGCACCTGCTGGCCCGCCGCGACGTCACCCTGCTGACGCCGGCGCTGGTCCGCTCGGTGCACCGGGCCGGCAAGCAGGTCCACGTCTGGACCGTCGACGACGCGCCGCTGATGGAGTGGCTGCTGGAGCAGGGGGTGGACGGCATCTTCACCGACCGGGTGGACACGCTCAAGGACGTGCTGACCGCGCACGGGCGGTGGACGTGAGCGCCGCGACGACCGGACCGGCGCCCACCGCGCCGGCCGACCCGGGCCGTCCGGGGGTGCGCCGCCGCGTCGTGCTGGCCTGGGGCCTGTGGGACTGGGGCTCGGCCGCGTACAACGCCGTCATCACCTCCTTCGTCTTCGGCCCCTACGTGGTGCGCGGCGTCGTCGGCGACGCCGAGCCGGGCGGGTTGAGCGCCAACACCTGGCTCGGCATCTCGGGGTTCGTCGCGGGCCTCCTCGTCGCCCTGATCGCCCCGATCACCGGGCAGCGCTCCGACGCCGGCGGCCACCGCCGGCGCAACCTGGCGATCTGGACCGGCCTCGTCGTCGCCACCATGCTCGGGCTCTTCACCGTCCGCGACGAGCCGGCCTACCTGTACGCCGCGCTGGTGCTGCTCGCCGCGGGCGCGGTGTTCCAGGAGTTCGCCGGCGTCTCCTACAACGCGATGCTCCCCCAGGTGTCGACGCCGGCCACGGTGGGCCGGGTGTCCGGCTTCGGCTGGTCGATGGGCTACTTCGGCGGCATCTTCCTGCTGCTCATCTGCTACGTCGGCTTCATCGCGCCCGACGTCGGCTGGTTCGGGGTGACGTCGGAGGGCGGCCTCAACATCCGCGTCGTCGCCGTCTTCTCGGCGGTCTGGTTCGCGCTCTTCGCCCTGCCCGTGCTGTTCGCCGTCCCCGAGCTGCCGCCCGGCCCGCCGAGCCGCCGGGTGTCGGTGCCGCAGTCCTACCGGCTGCTGGTGGGCGACGTGAAGAGGCTGTTCGCCCGCGACCGGAACGCCGTCTGGTTCCTGCTCGCGTCCGCGCTGTACCGCGACGGGCTGGCCGCCGTCTTCACCTTCGGCGCCATCCTGGCCGTCAGCGTCTACGGCCTCGACCAGGCCACGGTGCTCGTCTTCGGCGTGGCCGCCAACGTGGTCGCCGCCCTGGGCGCGCTGGTCCTCGGCGTCGTCGAGGACCGGGTGGGGCCGAAGCAGATCATCATGGTCTCCCTGGTGGGCCTGCTCGTCTCCTGCACGGTGCTGCTGTTCGCGTCCGGCCCGACGATGTTCTGGGTCTTCGGGCTGCTGCTGTGCCTGTGGGTCGGTCCGGCCCAGGCCAGCTCGCGCTCGTTCCTGGCCCGGGTGGCCCCGCCCGGCCGCGAGGGCGAGATGTTCGGCCTCTACGCCACCACGGGACGGGCGGCCTCGTTCCTCGCGCCCGGCCTGTTCGCCCTGTTCTCCGGGTTGTTCTCCGACCGGGTGGGTATCGTGGGGATCGCGCTGGTCCTGCTGGCCGGGGCGGTCGCCCTCTCCAGGGTCGCCCCTCCCCCGCAGGTGACGCGCCGACCCGGCTGAGGGTCGGGGTGGGACGGGGGCGCAGGCAGCGGCCGGAACATTCCGGCTGCCTCGGGAGTTGTAACCGCTCGGGGAGACAAGCGCTAGACGTCTAGACGGAGGTAAGTCATGGCTGATCGTTCACTGAGGGGCACCGGACTGGGAGCCAAGAGCTTCGAGGACGAGGCCGGCGTCGAGTTCGCCGCGCGCCAGGAGGTCGGTTACGACTGCTCCCGCCAGCACCACTTCACGCTGGTGTTCTCGGCCGAGGCCGAGATCCCCTCGCTGTGGGAGTGCCCGCGCTGCGGCGCCGAGTCCCTGCGGTCCGACGGGCAGCGCCCGGAGGCCAAGGAGGAGAAGGCCGTCCGCACGCACTGGGACATGCTGCGGGAGCGCCGCTCGATCGCCGAGCTCGAGGACCTGCTGGCCGAGCGGCTGACGCTGCTGCGGGCCGGCGAGCTGGGTTCCACGGCCTGGTCGCGCACCGCGCCGACGAAGAAGAAGACCGCCTGACCTCCGGGTCGGGCCCAGCACGACACCGGACCGCCCCGCGCGGACCGACCACCTGGTCGGTCCGCGCGGGGCGGTTCCGCGTCAGCGGTCGGATACCTCGCCGCGTCAGCGGTCGGACACCTCGCCGCGGATGACGGTGGGGCCCTGCGGCCCGGGGGCCGGGTCGGGGACGGTCTCGCCCTCGATGACGTCGCCGCGGCCGGCGGCCGGGGTGGGCACACCCAGCCGGTTGAGCCGGCGGGCGATGAAGAAGGCGACGAGCTTCCGGGCCGCCGGCCGGGTCATCGGCAGCAGGAAGAGAAAGCCGACGATGTCGGTGGCGAAGCCGGGAAGCATGAGCAGCAGGCCGCCGACCAGGACCAGCGCCGCGTCGGCCAGCTCCCCGCTGGGCACCTTGCCGGTGGCGAAGGCGTCGGTCAGGGCCGTCCAGGCCCGGCCGCCCTCGCGGCGCATCAGCCAGCCGCCCAGCACGGCCTCGACGACGAGGATGCCCAGCGTCAGCAGCGCGCCGATCCGGTCGGCGACCTGCAGCAGCAGCCAGACCTCGAAGATCGGCACCGCCACCAGCAGGACGAGGAAGACGACGAGCGGCAGCCCGCCGCGCAGCCTCACCGCGACACCGCCGGGGCCCGCCGGGCCAGCGAGCGCAGCTGCTGCCCCCGGTGCCGGATCCCCCACAGGGTGGTCAGCAGCAGCGCCTCGACGACGATCCGCTGGCTCATCTTGCTGACGCCGTGCTCCCGCTCGATGAAGGTGATCGGCACCTCGACCACCCGGAAGCCCGCCTTGAGCGCGCGCCAGGCCAGGTCGACCTGGAAGCAGTACCCGGCCGAGACGACGCCGTCGAGCTGCAGCCCGCGCAGCGTCGCGGCGCGGAAGGCGCGGTAGCCGCCGGTGGCGTCCTTGAGCGGGATGCCCAGCACGAGCCGGGTCCACAGGTTGCCGCCGCGGGAGAGCACCTTGCGCGACAGCGGCCAGTTGACGACCGTGCCGCCGGCCACCCAGCGCGAGCCCAGCACGAGGTCCGCGCCGGACAGCGCCGTCAGCAGCCGCGGCAGCTGCTCGGGCTGGTGGGAGCCGTCGGCGTCCATCTCGACGAGGACGTCGTAGCCGGCCTCGAGGCCCCAGGCGAAGCCGGCCAGGTACGCGGCGCCCAGGCCCTCCTTGCCGGCCCGGTGCAGCACGTGCACGTGGTCGTCCTCGGCCGCCAGCCGGTCGGCGAGCTCGCCGGTGCCGTCCGGGGAGTTGTCGTCGGCGACCAGCACGTGGGCGTCGGGGACGGCGGCGCGGACCCGGCCCACGATGAGCGGCAGGTTCTCGCGCTCGTCGTAGGTGGGGATGATCACCAGGGTCCGCTCGTCCCCCCGGGGGGCGCCTCCGGTCGGCGTCGGCTCGCTCACGTCCAGTCTCTTCCGTTCGTCGGCGTCGGCGCCCGGACGGGGCCGACGGGGTCGGGGCGGGGTCGCGTCGAGCGCGTCCCCAGCAGGGCCAGCGCGCAGCACAGCGCGGCCAGCAGGGTGAGGCCGCGGTCGAGCCACGGGGCGAGCAGCACGGCCGGCGTCAGGGTGCTGCGCAGCGGCATGGTGACGACCCGGTCGTCGGCGGTGAACTCGGTGGTGCGGGTGACGACGTGGCCGTCGCGGTCGATGAAGCCGGAGACGCTGTTGGTGGTCGCGACGGCGATCTCGCGGCGGGACTCCATCGCGCGGGCGCGGGTGATGGCGAACTGCTGCTCGATCTGCCCGGTGCCGCCGTAGGTCGCGTTGTTGCTCTGCACCACCGACACCTGGGCGCCGGCGGTCAGGGTCTCGTAGACGGTGGCGTCGTAGGCCAGCTCGAAGCAGATGACGTCGCCCACCTTGACCGGCCGGCCGCCCACCCGCACGTCGAGGACGCCGGGCGTGGTGCCCGGGATCGACTGGGCGCCCACCTGGGCCAGCACGGGCACCAGCGGCAGCAGCTCGTCGCGGAAGGGGATCCACTCCCCGAACGGCACGAGGTTGCGCTTGTCGTAGCGGGCGAGGATCCCCGCGACGGGGTCCCACCACAGGGCCGTCGTCTGCCGCTCGTCCTCGCCCGGACCCTGCATCACCGCGCCGACGAGGATGGGCACGCCGGCGATCTGTGCGGCCGACTGCACCGTCAGCCCGGTGAGGCCGTCCTTCGTCGGGTCGATGTCGGTGGAGTTCTCCGGCCAGAGCAGGAAGTCCGGGGTGGGCACCTGGCCGAGCCGGGCCTTGGTCATCAGGTCGACCGTCTCGGCGAGGTGGTTGTTGGTGACCGAGCGCGCCCGGCCCATCGCCTCGATGCCGCGCCCGGGCACGTTGCCCTGGACGATCCCGACGTCGACGCTGCCCAGCCGGCCCGCGGCGGGCTCCACCTGGAAGCCGCGCAGCGCCGTCCCGGCCACCACCAGCAGCACGAGGGCGCCGGCGACGACCAGCAGCGGGCCGCGCCGGGCGGCGGGCGGGGCCGTCGGCGTGCGCCGCCGCAGCCCGAGGCCCGACCGGCTCAGCACCAGCCAGGCCACCAGCTGGCCCACGAGGGCGACGACGAACGACACGCCCGCCACCCCCACCAGTGGGAAGAAGCCGGCGACCGGGGTGTCGACGGCGGCGTAGGCGAGCCGGACCCAGCCGAAGCCGCCGAAGGGGATCCGGGAGTAGGCGAACTCGACGCCCACCCAGCAGCACGCCGCGGCCAGCGGCCAGGCGCGCAGCCGCAGCACCAGCGTCAGGGCGGCGGCGAGGACGCCGAAGAACAGCGCCTCGAAGACGATGAGCAGCGCCGCCACCCAGACGCCCAGCACGTGCAGCCAGCTGATGCTCACCGCCAGCAGGCCGAGGCCGAACAGGTAGCCGAGGCCGAACGCGCGGCGCGGCGGGCGGCCGCGGACCAGCAGCGTCAGGGCCGGCACGCCGACCAGCAGCAGGGGCCACAGGCCGTAGGGCTGCCAGGCCAGGCCCAGCACCGCCCCGGCCGCGAGCGCCCCCAGCGCGCGGAGCCGAGGCCCCCGTCGGGTGTCCGCGACCGGCCCGGTGACCGGGTCCGGGGCGGGGTCGACCGCTGCGGCGGGGGCAGGGGTCAGGGGCGTCGACACGGAGGGAGTTTACCCAGGGCTCCCGGGTCGGAGTGGATCACGCGACCGGCCCCGAGCGTCGCGACGCAGACCGGCAGCGGGTCGCCCGGGTCCAGCCGCGGCAACCCCGTCGTCTCCTCGAGCAGCGCGGGGTCCACGTCCCAGACGGCGACGTCGGCCGGCCGGCCCGGCGCGAGCACGCCGCGGACCTCGTCCCGGGCGGCGGCGTGGGCGCCCCGGGTGGCGGCGTCGAAGGCCACCGCGACCGGCAGCCGCTGCTCGGGCCGGACGTGCTGCACGGCCGCCCGCACCGTCGCCCAGCCGGCCAGCGCCGTGACGGGCGCGTCGGTGCCCAGGGCGAGCGCGACGCCGGCCCGGTGCAGGTCGCCGAAGGGGTTCATCGTCGCGGCGCGCCGGCCCAGCCGCTGCTCGTACAGCTCCCCCGGCCCGCCCCAGGCGGCGTCGAACGCGGGCTGGACGCTGGCGACGACGCCGAGGTCGGCCAGGACGGCCAGGTCGTCGGCCGCGACCATCTCGACGTGCTCCAGCCGGTGCCGGGCGGCCCGGACCGCCTCGGGCCCGAGGACGGCGGCGGCGCGGCGCAGCCCCTCGACCGCGGCCGCGACCGCGTCGTCGCCGATGCAGTGGAACCCGCCCTGGACGCCGGCCCGGGTGCAGGCGACCAGGTGGGCGGTGACCTGGTCGTCGTCGAGGTAGCGGACACCACGGGTGTCCGCGTCGGCGTAGGGCGCGCGCAGGGCCGCGGTGTGGGAGCCGATGGCGCCGTCGACGCAGAGGTCGCCGGCCAGCCCGACGGCCCCGACGGCGCGGGCGGCGGCCAGCGACTCCTCCGCCGCCAGCTCGCCCCAGTAGGTGACGGCCCGCAGGCCCAGGGCCGCGGCCTCCTCGGCCACCCGGACGAGGTCGGCGAGCGGTCCGAGGTGGGCGCCGCCCAGCTCGTGCACCGTCGCCACCCCCTCCGCCGCGGCGGCCGTCAGCGCCGTCCGGACGGCGGCCCGCCGCTCGCCGTCGGTGAACAGCCGGTCCATCGCCCCGCGGCAGGCGTGGTGGGCGTCCTGGGTCAGCCAGCCCTCCGCCGTGGCCCCGGGCAGCCCGTCCAGCGACGGCAGCCGCTCCAGCAGGGCGCTGGAGACCAGCGCGGAGTGGACGTCCACCCGGGCCAGGTAGACGGCGACGCCGGGGGCGGCGCGGTCCAGCTCGGCCCGGGTCGGCGGCACCGGCTCGGGCCAGCCCCGCTCGTCCCAGCCCTGGCCGACGAGCACCCGGGTGCCGGGCCGGGCGGCGACGTGGGCGGCCACCCGCTCCAGCACGTCGGTCCGGCTGACGGCGTCGTGCAGGTCGAGGCCGTCGGCCACCTGGCCGACCTGGACGCAGTGCACGTGGGCGTCGACGAGGGCGGGGGTGACCAGCCGGCCGCCGAGGTCGACCTCGGGGGCGCCGG
This window harbors:
- the pdxY gene encoding pyridoxal kinase PdxY, yielding MTTILSIQSSVAYGHVGNSAATFPLMRMGVEVWPVLTVHFSNHTGYPGWRGPLLRAEDVADVIRGIDERGVLDRCDAVLSGYQGGADVGAVILDAVALVRSRNPSALYCCDPVLGDVGRGVYVRPGIPELMRDRVVPAAQVITPNQFELELLTGLGTTTLPEVLAAAQAARALGPEIVLVTSVVHTDAEPGTIDMVAVSGEGAWRVTTPLLPRTFTGAGDLTAATFLATYLRTRDVAASVAHTAAVVHGVLDVTVRSGQAELQLVAAQDEIAAPTRTFQAVPV
- a CDS encoding DICT sensory domain-containing protein; translated protein: MLDDHAAVSPDEDLRPERATAPEEPVPDDVLERLFRHGRLQVTQTPLVEIGSGRPLAVRLVAHGPADDDAAAPARLRSLVAASDQAAFLDEATRARALAEARLAPLLPDAPLVLDAHLASFSQLSPNADPTLVVLVVDSGDAVERPAEMLRLVSAARAQGWEIGLRDVGSSAASLAAVAVVEPALVVLSRRVLDEPTSQLSVETIQATTAFSHSSGAVVAAEDVSDAASEAAAVAAGATLACGPRYHGRTRRSPLRPAEEVLRLFTPPLPVPHHSPYELAARRHTPRRATKPVLVALSHRLEAIAGPAGRSSLILAAFQTAEQFTPDTRERYRDLATRSTLVMAAAHDLHATDTPGVSVTALDASDPLVHEWNVLVLAPTMSVMLAATDLRAPVRRQRDREFDYILTYDRDLVAHAARSMLSRLTHRADPPAG
- a CDS encoding PGPGW domain-containing protein, with the translated sequence MSPDVEQPVPRDVHPVPDLDPPRSRTAPHAATLDDAAEPLPAPDDDHAGPVPHGSHHILRDSPEDRWRWRARIRQSPHQLRVYRFGVGIVGTLLVVLGFVTGPLPGPGGIPLVLLGLAVMASEFVWAERLMAVFKAQLHRFRSWSRARQTAAFLVFIAGCGLVGYAYLLTLGPPTWLPSQVDGLLARLPGL
- a CDS encoding glycerophosphodiester phosphodiesterase family protein, with the translated sequence MRADEYPFFDAPFLAFAHRGGARYAPNLHRENTRHAFEQAAALGYRYFETDVHATADGVLLAFHDDRLDRVTDRTGLVAALPWSEVAEARIHGRDPIPRLAELLTAFPDARFNVDAKSPGAVDLLADAVEEHEAWDRVCVSSFGVRRLHRLRRRLGRRVASSASAAGVAANRFLPWLTRVLNTSAPALQIPVRHLLARRDVTLLTPALVRSVHRAGKQVHVWTVDDAPLMEWLLEQGVDGIFTDRVDTLKDVLTAHGRWT
- a CDS encoding MFS transporter encodes the protein MSAATTGPAPTAPADPGRPGVRRRVVLAWGLWDWGSAAYNAVITSFVFGPYVVRGVVGDAEPGGLSANTWLGISGFVAGLLVALIAPITGQRSDAGGHRRRNLAIWTGLVVATMLGLFTVRDEPAYLYAALVLLAAGAVFQEFAGVSYNAMLPQVSTPATVGRVSGFGWSMGYFGGIFLLLICYVGFIAPDVGWFGVTSEGGLNIRVVAVFSAVWFALFALPVLFAVPELPPGPPSRRVSVPQSYRLLVGDVKRLFARDRNAVWFLLASALYRDGLAAVFTFGAILAVSVYGLDQATVLVFGVAANVVAALGALVLGVVEDRVGPKQIIMVSLVGLLVSCTVLLFASGPTMFWVFGLLLCLWVGPAQASSRSFLARVAPPGREGEMFGLYATTGRAASFLAPGLFALFSGLFSDRVGIVGIALVLLAGAVALSRVAPPPQVTRRPG
- a CDS encoding RNA polymerase-binding protein RbpA, with the translated sequence MADRSLRGTGLGAKSFEDEAGVEFAARQEVGYDCSRQHHFTLVFSAEAEIPSLWECPRCGAESLRSDGQRPEAKEEKAVRTHWDMLRERRSIAELEDLLAERLTLLRAGELGSTAWSRTAPTKKKTA
- a CDS encoding FxsA family protein translates to MRLRGGLPLVVFLVLLVAVPIFEVWLLLQVADRIGALLTLGILVVEAVLGGWLMRREGGRAWTALTDAFATGKVPSGELADAALVLVGGLLLMLPGFATDIVGFLFLLPMTRPAARKLVAFFIARRLNRLGVPTPAAGRGDVIEGETVPDPAPGPQGPTVIRGEVSDR
- a CDS encoding polyprenol monophosphomannose synthase: MSEPTPTGGAPRGDERTLVIIPTYDERENLPLIVGRVRAAVPDAHVLVADDNSPDGTGELADRLAAEDDHVHVLHRAGKEGLGAAYLAGFAWGLEAGYDVLVEMDADGSHQPEQLPRLLTALSGADLVLGSRWVAGGTVVNWPLSRKVLSRGGNLWTRLVLGIPLKDATGGYRAFRAATLRGLQLDGVVSAGYCFQVDLAWRALKAGFRVVEVPITFIEREHGVSKMSQRIVVEALLLTTLWGIRHRGQQLRSLARRAPAVSR
- the lnt gene encoding apolipoprotein N-acyltransferase — protein: MSTPLTPAPAAAVDPAPDPVTGPVADTRRGPRLRALGALAAGAVLGLAWQPYGLWPLLLVGVPALTLLVRGRPPRRAFGLGYLFGLGLLAVSISWLHVLGVWVAALLIVFEALFFGVLAAALTLVLRLRAWPLAAACCWVGVEFAYSRIPFGGFGWVRLAYAAVDTPVAGFFPLVGVAGVSFVVALVGQLVAWLVLSRSGLGLRRRTPTAPPAARRGPLLVVAGALVLLVVAGTALRGFQVEPAAGRLGSVDVGIVQGNVPGRGIEAMGRARSVTNNHLAETVDLMTKARLGQVPTPDFLLWPENSTDIDPTKDGLTGLTVQSAAQIAGVPILVGAVMQGPGEDERQTTALWWDPVAGILARYDKRNLVPFGEWIPFRDELLPLVPVLAQVGAQSIPGTTPGVLDVRVGGRPVKVGDVICFELAYDATVYETLTAGAQVSVVQSNNATYGGTGQIEQQFAITRARAMESRREIAVATTNSVSGFIDRDGHVVTRTTEFTADDRVVTMPLRSTLTPAVLLAPWLDRGLTLLAALCCALALLGTRSTRPRPDPVGPVRAPTPTNGRDWT
- a CDS encoding amidohydrolase, with the translated sequence MLTGGRVVSPAAPGATALVLQGGRVAFVGADAAARAAASGAPEVDLGGRLVTPALVDAHVHCVQVGQVADGLDLHDAVSRTDVLERVAAHVAARPGTRVLVGQGWDERGWPEPVPPTRAELDRAAPGVAVYLARVDVHSALVSSALLERLPSLDGLPGATAEGWLTQDAHHACRGAMDRLFTDGERRAAVRTALTAAAAEGVATVHELGGAHLGPLADLVRVAEEAAALGLRAVTYWGELAAEESLAAARAVGAVGLAGDLCVDGAIGSHTAALRAPYADADTRGVRYLDDDQVTAHLVACTRAGVQGGFHCIGDDAVAAAVEGLRRAAAVLGPEAVRAARHRLEHVEMVAADDLAVLADLGVVASVQPAFDAAWGGPGELYEQRLGRRAATMNPFGDLHRAGVALALGTDAPVTALAGWATVRAAVQHVRPEQRLPVAVAFDAATRGAHAAARDEVRGVLAPGRPADVAVWDVDPALLEETTGLPRLDPGDPLPVCVATLGAGRVIHSDPGALGKLPPCRRP